Genomic window (Salinibacterium sp. M195):
GCCATCGTGGGTAATACTGCGGAGGGAATGTGGATTTCAACCTTCCACTCTGCGTGCGTGCGCATACTTCGTCGCGAGGCAGAAGCATTCGGTTTCTCCAAAAACTTCACCATCTACGACTCAGCCGACAGCAAAGCGTTGCTCAAGCGGATCCTCAAGGAACTCGACGCCGACATGTACGGGTTAACCGTCAGCAAGGTCGCTAACCGTATCTCGGGGCTCAAAAACGAGCTAACCGACGTCGATGGTTTCGCTCGAGATGCCAACCTGAGCGACCCGGCAGAGAAGAAATTTCTTGAAGTCTTTCGTCGCTACACGCGCGGGCTCAGCGACGCCAATGCGTTTGACTTCGATGACCTCATCGGCCAAACCGTGTATTTGTTCCGGGCGTTCCCGCACATTGCGGCCACCTACCAGCGTCGCTTCAAACACATTCTGGTAGACGAGTATCAGGACACCAACCACGCGCAATACTCGTTGATTCGCGAACTGACGAGACCGCCAGCTCCCGAACAATTCGAGACTTCACAGGGAGTGCTCGTGCAGGGCGGCGGCGCCGAAGGAGAGGCCGCGTCACTGACTGTTGTTGGTGACAGCGACCAGTCCATTTATGCGTTCCGCGGCGCCGACATCCGCAACATCGTGGAATTCGAACGAGACTTTCCCCGTTCGACAGTGATCTTGCTTGAACAAAACTACCGTTCGACGCAGACCATTCTGGATGCTGCCAACGCGGTGATCTCGAACAATTTCGATCGCAAAGACAAGAAGCTCTTCACGACAATCGGGGAGGGCGACAAGATTGTTGGCTTCACCGGCTATTCAGGTCATGACGAGGCGCAGTTCATTGCGGATGAGATCCAAAAGCTTCACGATGAGGGCGTCGCCTACAAAGACGTTGCTGTTTTCTATCGCACCAACTCGCAGACGCGTGCACTGGAAGAGATCTTCATTCGCGCCGCCCTTCCCTACCGTGTGCTTGGCGGAACGAAGTTCTACGAGCGTGCGGAAATCAAAGACGCTTTTGGTTACCTGATCACGGTGGCAAATCCGGCGGATCCGCTGGCCCTGCGTCGCATCATGAACACCCCAAAACGTGGCATTGGTCCGGCGACAGAGTCGGCACTGCAGGCGTGGGCAGATGATCGGGGCATGACCCTCCGCGACGCGATGCGTAACGCGGGTGAGCTGGGTCTTGGCCCGAAGGTCACCAAGGCGATTATTGACCTGGCGCGGTTGCTTGATGACGTCATGGCGAAGGTCGAGACTGCTAAGCCCGCCGACATCCTCACTGAACTGCTCGATGGTTCTGGCTATGTTCGGGCGTTGCGGGCATCGCTCGATCCGCAGGATGAGGCTCGTGCCGAAAACGTCGACGAACTCATTGCGGTGACGAAGGAATTCGGAAAGAACAACCCTGACGGCACACTGCTCGACTTCCTCACCGAGGTCTCGCTTGTCGCGGCAGCCGATGATCTGGATGATTCGAGCGGAACTGTCTCGCTCATGACGCTCCACACGGCCAAGGGTCTTGAGTATGACGCGGTGTTCTTGACCGGCGTTGAAGAAGACCTGTTGCCGCACCGCATGTCGGCAAACGAGCCAGGGGGGCCAGCGGAAGAGCGTCGGCTGTTCTACGTGGGAATCACCCGTGCTCGCAAACGACTGTTCCTCTCGCTCGCGATGACCCGTGCCCAGTTCGGCGAAGTAAATGTGGCGATGCCGAGCCGCTTCCTGCAAGAGATTCCCGCCGACCTGATCGAATGGAAGCAGTCGCCGGGCATGTCGAATTCGCGGGACAGCTCGCAATCTCGGTCGCTCAATGCGCGTCGTGGCGCCGGCAGCGGCAGCGGAGGCTCTTGGGCAGGCTCGCTGCGCTCAGCTGCCGCCGGGGGTTCGCCGCCCGCCCTTCCGCGCGCGAAAACCGAATGGGCTAGCCCGATAACGGCAACCGTTCGCGACAACGGTGACTTAACACTGGCGGCGGGCGACCGCATCCGTCACACTGATTTTGGCGATGGCTCGGTAAACCAAGTGACCGGGAACGGTCCGAAGAGTATTGCTGACGTTCAATTCGATACCGCCGGGCGCAAACGCCTCCTGATCAAGATTGCTCCTATTGAGAAACTTTGATTCTGAAAGCCACGACCAATCGGGCACTATCGCGCGCGGTGAACCACGGCTCGTGGTGCCGCGCATTCGACCGCTCGGTACGGGCGACGAGCTTGCCGCGGCTCTCGTTCAGGCGCGCGTTGACCTCAAGCTACCGACCGCATTCGACGCTGAGGTCGAAGAAGCGGCGGAGGCTGCGGTCGCCGCATTCGAACCCCCAGAGCTTGATCTCACGGACATCCCATTTGCCACCATCGATCCTGACGGTGCTACCGATCTCGACCAGGCGCTCTACCTAGAGCGGGTCGGCGAGACGCTTCGAGTGCTGTACGCGATTGCGGAAGTTCCCGCCTTTGTGCTGCCCGGTTCGTCCGTGGATGCCGAGGCCCGCAAACGCGGGCAGACGCTCTATGCGCCGGACGGCCGTGTTCCGCTGCATCCCACCGTCATCAGTGAAGATGCCGCCTCGCTCCTCGCCGGGGCAACCCGACCAGCCTTTGTGTGGACGTTCGATTTGGATGCCACCGGTCAGGTCACCGCAACGACACTCGTTCGCGCTCAGATTCGCAACCGTCGCCAGTACAACTATGTCGAGGTGCAAGATTTGCTCGACAACGACCTCGCTGACGAATCACTGTCGCTATTGCCCGAGTTTGGTCGGTTGCGTGCCGAGCTGGAGCGTCAGCGCGGCGGTGCAAGTCTCAATCGGCCAGACGAAGAAGTGGTGCTCGTCGACGGCGCCTACGTTCTGGAGCGCCGAAGCCCACTTCCCGTCGAACAGTACAACGCCCACGTCTCGCTCATGACAGGAATGGAAGCGGCGCGCATCATGCTCGAGGGCAAGGTCGGCATCTTGCGCACCATGCCAGCCCCCGACGAACACACCCTCGCCGACTTCCGCCGCCAAGTTGCGAGCCTCGGATGCCCGTGGCCCGAGAACCAGAACTATGGCGAGTATCTGCGTGCTCTCGACCACAGCGATCCGCGCGCGCTTGCCGCAATTCACGCCGCCACATCGCTATTTCGAGGAGCCGGGTACACCGTCTTCGATGGTGAACTTCCTGAGGAAAATATTCAAGCCGCCGTCGCGGCGCCCTACGCTCATGCGACCGCGCCGCTGCGCCGCCTCGTAGACCGTTTCGTGCTTGTCGCGTGTGAGGCACTCATTTCGGGCCGCGGAGTACCAAAGTGGGTTCGCGAAGCGCTGCCCGAGCTGCCAAAAATCATGGCGCGCACGAGCTCCTTTGCCTCACAGCTGGAGCGGGCATCAGTCAATGCGATCGAGGCTGCACTCTTGAGCGCGCGAGTGGGAGACGAATTCGACGCCACAGTGGTTTCTGAGCGTGCTGATGGCGGCATCATCCAGATCGCTGATCCGGTGATCACAGCCCGCATCGCCGGCGAAGTCACGGCCGGCTCGACAGTGCGAGCGCGACTCGTTACCGCGGAGATCGCTAGCGGAACTGTGGAGTTCGTGCTGGCATAGCTAACGCCGAGAATGGCGGAACGCGGTCAGGTAGCGGCGCTGCGCAGCAAACCGTATCCACCGTGGCAGGCGGGGATAGACGGCTCGCGTAACCCACATGATCCGGTCAAAGAGCTTCGGGTGATGAGCCAGTGCGTAGGCCTCACGGAGTTCTTCGCTGAGCAACCCCCCTGTCAGCACTCGCACGAGCGGCATCGCCGGTCGCAGCCACCACGGTCCGGCGGTTGGATACAACAATCGATGCGCAACTCCTCGGCTCGCGTTCGTCACGCTCAACGAGGCCACGCTCTCGTTCCAGTACGCGGCGAACGCCGCACGGTCAGCGGGCCACAGCGAACGCGGAACGCCCAAGGCAGTCGCGATAACGGCGTAGTCGGAGAGAAGCGTTTCGGCATCCACTTCGCGCATCGGCCCGAAGACGAGCTCGCGCACGCGCATCGCGGTGTCATACAGCGTCGCGGCCACCCACAACTGCAGCTGCGGGTCGCGGGCGTCGTAGCTGTCCGCTCGTACCGGGCGGTGGGCGGCCCCCACGCGGCGAGCAACCTCCGCGGCTTCGGCCGGAGTGCCGTACACCGTGACATACAGATAGGTGAGGGTGCCATTGAGGCGATCCAGCGGGCGCCGCGCAAAGTCACTGTGCTCGGCAACTGCCAGCCCAACTGCGGGGTGTGCGATCTGCAGCAGAATGGCCGCGCCGCCGCCAGCCAACAGGGCAACGTCGGCAGAGACATCCGCGATTCTGAGTGGGCTGGTATCGATCACAGGCTCAGCTTAGGAGCGTTCCGTTGAGGAGTGCTGTGCAGAGTAGAACTGGGCAGTGGAATGCTTGGCGAGCAGAGTGTGACTGACCTGCCGGGGCGGAAGGCCCTGTCGCTCGGCTACTGAGCGGTGGACCATCCGCCACGACTCACCAGAGATGACGGGAGCAATGTTCGGTGCGGTGCACTGGCGTCGCCTTCAATCCGAGCGATCAGTTGCTGAGCTGCTGCAGTACCGAGTGCGATCGTGTCGTTGCTGACGGTGGCAACGGGGCGGGGTAACAGTCGCGACATCTCGAAATCATCGAATCCGGCAACGTCGATATCGGCGCCGCGTCGCCAAATTTCCTCGACAGCGCCCACCGTGCTCCTGTTGTTTCCGCACAACACGGCGGTTGGCGGTTCAGCGAGGTCAAGTAGCGCGGCCATGGCGGTTGCCGCATCTTCGGGAGCATGGATGTTGGTCGCCAGGAGGGCATCGTCGAAGCGGATGTTCGCTCTGTCGAGAGCAGCGCGGGCTCCGGCGAGGCGCTCTTCCATCGTATAAATCGACAGGGAGTCGAAAAGAAAACCGATGCGGCGATGGCCGCGCTTCACGAGATGAGCGATCGCAAGTTCTGCTCCACCACGATTGTCGACAAGAATCTCGTCGGCGCTGATATCCACTCCGGGGCGATCGAGGAACACCACCGGGGTTCCCAACTCGACTTCCTCACGGAGGTAGTCGTGGCTTGCGTTTGTCGGAACGATGAGCAGCCCGCGAACGCGACGCTGACAGAGATCGAGGGCGAGGGCGCGCTCGCGAGCGGGATCCTCTTCTGAACTCGCCATGACGACCTGATAGCCATGAGCGCTTGCCTCTCGCACGATAGCGCTCGACAGCGTCGTATAGAAAGAGTTAGAGAGGTCAGCGGTGATTACCCCGATGGTCTTTGACACATCGCCCGCTCGCAGATTCGCGGCCAAACTATTGTGGCGATAGCCAAGCTCAGCAATTGACGACTGTACTTTCGAGACAAGTTCGAGGTCGACTGTCGCAATCTTGTTGACGACTCGAGACACCGTTTTCAGGCTGACGCCCGCGTGCGCCGCAACATCGTTCATTGTCGGTCGGCGAGCGTGAATGCTCATTGAGGGCTCTCCTGGAGTCGTGCCACACGCAGTGTCACTATTTCGAATCCGCGCAGAGATAACGCTAGCTGACCGTGAACGTCAGTGTGAAGACTGCGCAGAGGAGCACCGTGCAGATCGCAGAGGGAAACGTTGCTCCCCGCCTCGAGCCCACCGATCACAACGTCTGATTGCTCTCCCGTTGGCTCGTAAAGCCTGACGAGGACACCGGTGGCATCAGACTGAAGCGCAGCGATAGCGGCACTTCCAGACACGATTCGAGGTCGCCGAGGCGCGGAGTGTGGGTCTAGCGTCACGTTTGCCGTCACCACAATGGGCGTGTTCAGTGCGGTAGCCATCGAGACGACGCCCGCCTGTTTCCACGAGCCGTTGTGCACAGCGACGCGGAGGCGAGTGAGTTCGACTCCCTCTGCTTCACCTTGCGGGTCAGGATCGTAAGCGCTGCGGACGAGAGGGATGCGCAGTCGGGGGCCCAGAGCATCCACCCCATACTTCGAGTCGTTAGCAACTGCGATGCCGCTCGTTGCGGAACCGAGGTCTGCCCACCGCAGCATGGAACCCAGATAACCATCTGGTTCGCGCAGCGTAGCGGCGAACGGCGTCTCGACCCAGAGCTCGGGGGAGGGTAGCCGGGAGCCGAAGGACACGGCGAGGCCAGGAACCCCCTGCAGCGCTCCGCCGAGTTCGTGCCAATCAACTTCGATCTCATAATCGATCCACGGCAGGTCGGCGTAAAAAATCGTGCGCACGGTTGCCGTCGAAGCATCGAAACGGTGCACTGTCGACAGCACAGTGCGCACGGCCCCGTGTTCGTGAATAGCCGTAGTAGTGCCGCCGAGCAGCGTGCGTTCGGAGTCGAGTTCGTCCATGACCCATGAGGTCATCGGGTGAGGTTGTTCGTGAGTGAGCACGAGGGCGCCGAAGCCGAGATCTGGCCTCAACTGACGCATACTCTCGGGACTGTTGGGACCGCGGCCAACCACGAGGGTGTTCATTGCTTTATCGAACAGCGTCGTGATGATGCCGCTGTCGAGACGCACTTGGGCGCGGTAGAACGGAGAATCAATGTCGAGCATGCCCGTGACATCCGAAGGGGTGACGTGAACAGGCCGGGGCGCTCCAGTGGCGGCTTCGGTGGCGGTGTTGGTTAGCCGGAACGTCGCGGATTCGAAGGCACCGAGTTCGGCGACAAACACCAGGTCGCCGTCGCTGGTGAGTTGGGCTGGGATGGCGACGCCGTCCGCTGACTCGACTCCAGTGCGCCCGCCCGCGACCGTATGCGGAACTGTGACGATGTCGCGGCGGTCCGTTCCCGTGGAGTTTGTCGCAACGAAATTGTCGTCGGGGGCGGTCGAAGTCAAGAGTGCGAACGCTTGCGAGCGGATGTCGCTGGCACAGTCTGCCGCTAATGCTGCGTCCCGATATTGGTCGGCATACGCTGCGGCAACTGCCGAGCCGCCGAGAATGTCATGGAATTGGTGGTGAAGAATCCCGCGCCACGCTTCGGAGATTTGCTCTCGCGCTTCGATGCCGGCGAGGGCTCCGAGCGTTTCGGCTTCGACGAGAGCGTTCTCGCTCGAGCGGTTCATCCGTTTGGAGTCGACTCTGGTGACATAGGTACCTTCGAACACGCGGTCAGATTCTCCCCGGAAGACGGGGAGATCTGGTTCGGTAGCGAGAAGGGCAGTGACGTAGTCCATGACGGTTGAACACTGAACAGCGGGAAAGGATGATGCTGTTCCTAGCGAGCGGATCGTGTCGAGATCGGCGCGAGTTGGTCCACCTCCGTGGTCGCCTACTCCGTAGAAGTAGCAGATCTCGGTGAGGTTGTTTCGCACGCCGAGAGTGATGAGATCTCGGGCAAGCCGCGACGCAGTGACGGGGCCTAAATAGATTGCGGTGCCAACGGCGAGGAGCCGAGTGCCGTCGTCACCTTCCCACCAGTACGCCTGCCAGTGACTTCCGGTGTCGGCGAAGCCGGGGTTGGCGCGGTGGTGGTAATACACTTCAGCGCCTGCGGCTCGTGCCAGTTGGGGAAGGTTTCCGTTCTGACCGAAGGTGTCGGGAGCCAGCAACACGGTGGGGGAGACGCCAAGCTTGGTACGCGAGTACTCGACTCCTTCGGTGAGTTGCTTTGACTGTGCGATTCCGCTCGGGATGTTGATGTCTGACTCAACCCATTGCACCGTTGCTGGCTCGAGGCGGCCTTGCCCAATGAGGTCGGTGAGTTGGGCGAAGAGCTCGGGGTGGGAGGCCTCAACTTCGGCGTAGCCGCGCGCTTGCGAGTGAGTGAAGCGGAATTCGGGATAGTCGGCAAACAGATCGACGACGCTACGCATGTCTCGGAAGATTACTTCGCGAGTGTCGTCGTACGTCCAGAGCCAGGCGAGGTCGATGTGCGAATGGCCGACGCAATGGATGCGAAATTTCGCTAGCGCCGCGTCGAGCCAGTCCAGCTGCTCACGCATCTCGGGCGTGGTGAAGGTGTGAGTGAAGTCAGAAGTTGTGGCGTCAGAGAAATCGTGCGGTACCGCGCGTGCAAGGGAAAGCACGGATGCTTGCTCGGCATCAGTTTGCGCAAACTCGCGGGCTAACTCCAACCTGGCCAATGCGAGATCGAGCGAGTGCCAGCGCTCCCGCAGAGCTGGCGTGGTGAATTGCACTGTTACGCCCGTGCGCCCCCAGTCACCGTCGAGGGGAACGGGGCTCGGCAACACTCGCAGCAGCATCCGCCCGTTGTGGCCGGCTTTCACCCGAGGCACGACGTCGATGAGGGCTGGGCCCGAGGCAACGACGGGAACAGCGTCGCCAAATACCCGAACATCATCAACGAATATATCGATCGGGCGCAACGAGTTAATGGTCAGCTGCAAGGTCTCGCCGACGATCGAAACGCCGCCGATTGTCTCTGGCAGGTCAAGCTCGAGCTCAAGCTCAACTCCCCGGTCGGCGACAACAGAGAACGATTCGAAGACTCCAACCTGGCGTAAATGGTATGTCTCGATGTTCATCGCGACCGGATGTTCAACTCCGTCATGGGATCGCGAGATCCAGTGCTGCGCCAACCAGCCCGACTCTGCCGTGAGGCTCGCAGCCTCTAACCGTTGGATCGCACCCTGAACTTCTCTTTCGTACTCTGTGATGCTGTGCTCGCTCATTGGGGGTGGGTTCCTCTGAATTCGTGGTTGAGATCGTCGCTGTGCGCGGAAAAATCAAGGCTGAAACCGGTCTCGAGGCTTTCCCCTGATTCCAATACTGGTGCTCCGGCATGCGGCAAGTTGCGGTCATCGCCGAAGAGCGGCGAATTGCTGGGCTCGATTCCGAGCGCCCAGCCTCCTGCTGCCGGCCACACCCACTGAAAGAGTTTCGGCAACGTTGCTACTTTCCAGTCGAGCGTGGCAACGCCGCCATGCTGGGGGAGCACTGTCACCCGACCGACTGGCGCGACGTGTTCGAATACTGCTTCATCAAGATTGTTAGTCGGCTCGGGAAACCGTGCCGCCGACTCGATCGCCATGCCGTCATAACGCGGGCGGATTTCGGCTGCGTCAACTTCGACGCGGGTGCCTTCGTCAAGAAATGGAGCGCCAAAGTTCACGTGGTACAGCAGCGCCACGGGAGACGCTTGTTGGCCCTCATTGCGAATGTGATCAATCACTTCTAGGCGGGGAATTCCCGTGCTCGCCACGATGCGGCGTTCGACAATGAGGCGGCGGCCGAAGAGTTCCATGCTTGCGATGAGCCCAGTCACGGTGACGACGATGTGCTCGCCGACCAATTCACGGGTGTACCGAACGTCGCTTGCGGCCGTGTGGGTGTGGGTGCCGTGGAGTGGATAATCGTCGCGCTCTGGTCCTACGTTGTCGAGACCGCACGTCACGAGCATTCCCCCTTTGAATCGGGAAAGGAACCCCGCGCCAAGAGCCGGAACGTCGCACTGTGTGCTCGGGAGGGCAGAACGCCACGAGACAGGCGAGCCTTGATGCCAGAGCGAACCAATATCGAGGCCGCGCTGCGGTAGCACTTCAAAACTCAGTCCGCCCGCAAGACGAACGTCGATCACGCGAACGCCGTCGCGGTCTGTCGCGTCGCGAATTTCCGCGAGTGCGTCGAGCCGAGTGACGTGCCCAGCGGAGAGAAGCTCGCTCGCCCGGATTCGTGTGTCGTGGTGTTTCACGAGATCAACCTCGTGGCCGGGTGCGGCCCAGTAGCGGGCGGGCGGGCAATCAGAATGTCTGCCTTTCCGGAAAAGCGAAGTGGGCCGGCGGCGAACGGCACCACGCTCGTCGAGCCGGTCGGAAGCGCGGTGATGTGACCGTCGGCACCGTGCAGGAGGGCATCGCCATCGATTACCACCACGACAGCGAAGCCAGGGGCGAGCTCTGCGGCCCCGTCCACGACAGTGCGACCAAGTTGAAAGAACTCATCTGCGCTGTGCACGAAGAGAGAATTGCCGACGTAGTTGCGGGTGATGAACGAACTGATTTCGGCGAGGGAGCTTGCTCGAAGATCGACGGCATCGAGCGCGATGTCGAAGCCCAGCCCGAGGTGGCCGTCTCTCTCACCGTCTAGGTCGAAATCGCGCCACTCCAGAAGGATCGACAGGTCTTCCGGTTCTTGTAGTTCCACCAAGAAGACACCTTTGCCAATGGCGTGCAGGGTGCCGGCGGGAACAAAGACAGTGTCGCCAGCGGCAACTTCGATTTCGTGGAGCAGGGGGAGGAGTTCTTCGACCGCTTGAGTGGCGACGAGCCGCTCTAGAGTGCTGCGGCTGAGTTCTTCTTTCAACCCGAAATGTATGATTCCGCCCTGCAGGATGTACCACGCCTCCGCTTTGCCGTGCGAGCGATCGAGGTGTTCGTGGGCAAATTCAGCGCTGGGATGGATGTGCACGGGAAGGCGCTGCCCGGCATCCAAAAGTTTGACGAGCAGTTTGGTGTCCGTGCCGAAGGTGGAGACGTGGTCGGGTCCGAGCCAGCCGTGCGGGTCGCTTTCGATCGCTTCGGCGAGCGTGCGCCCATCGGGCAATTCTGTGAGCCCGAGTCGGGGATCGCCAGCGAGGCACGTTACCGAGGCGACCCAGTCTTCGGGAACATGGAGGCGTGTGGCGGCTACATCATTGGGACCCTCTTCGGCGGCAGCAGTAGCAGCGACTCCCACTGTTGCAAACGCGTGGCTCCGGAACGCAGCGATTTTCTCTC
Coding sequences:
- a CDS encoding ATP-dependent helicase; its protein translation is MTTVFDPSDPGRSADGDSVRDPLLEGLNPRQREAVEYRGPSLLIVAGAGSGKTSVLTRRIAGLLRSREAWPSEILAITFTNKAAAEMRERVAAIVGNTAEGMWISTFHSACVRILRREAEAFGFSKNFTIYDSADSKALLKRILKELDADMYGLTVSKVANRISGLKNELTDVDGFARDANLSDPAEKKFLEVFRRYTRGLSDANAFDFDDLIGQTVYLFRAFPHIAATYQRRFKHILVDEYQDTNHAQYSLIRELTRPPAPEQFETSQGVLVQGGGAEGEAASLTVVGDSDQSIYAFRGADIRNIVEFERDFPRSTVILLEQNYRSTQTILDAANAVISNNFDRKDKKLFTTIGEGDKIVGFTGYSGHDEAQFIADEIQKLHDEGVAYKDVAVFYRTNSQTRALEEIFIRAALPYRVLGGTKFYERAEIKDAFGYLITVANPADPLALRRIMNTPKRGIGPATESALQAWADDRGMTLRDAMRNAGELGLGPKVTKAIIDLARLLDDVMAKVETAKPADILTELLDGSGYVRALRASLDPQDEARAENVDELIAVTKEFGKNNPDGTLLDFLTEVSLVAAADDLDDSSGTVSLMTLHTAKGLEYDAVFLTGVEEDLLPHRMSANEPGGPAEERRLFYVGITRARKRLFLSLAMTRAQFGEVNVAMPSRFLQEIPADLIEWKQSPGMSNSRDSSQSRSLNARRGAGSGSGGSWAGSLRSAAAGGSPPALPRAKTEWASPITATVRDNGDLTLAAGDRIRHTDFGDGSVNQVTGNGPKSIADVQFDTAGRKRLLIKIAPIEKL
- a CDS encoding RNB domain-containing ribonuclease, encoding MARGEPRLVVPRIRPLGTGDELAAALVQARVDLKLPTAFDAEVEEAAEAAVAAFEPPELDLTDIPFATIDPDGATDLDQALYLERVGETLRVLYAIAEVPAFVLPGSSVDAEARKRGQTLYAPDGRVPLHPTVISEDAASLLAGATRPAFVWTFDLDATGQVTATTLVRAQIRNRRQYNYVEVQDLLDNDLADESLSLLPEFGRLRAELERQRGGASLNRPDEEVVLVDGAYVLERRSPLPVEQYNAHVSLMTGMEAARIMLEGKVGILRTMPAPDEHTLADFRRQVASLGCPWPENQNYGEYLRALDHSDPRALAAIHAATSLFRGAGYTVFDGELPEENIQAAVAAPYAHATAPLRRLVDRFVLVACEALISGRGVPKWVREALPELPKIMARTSSFASQLERASVNAIEAALLSARVGDEFDATVVSERADGGIIQIADPVITARIAGEVTAGSTVRARLVTAEIASGTVEFVLA
- a CDS encoding oxygenase MpaB family protein is translated as MIDTSPLRIADVSADVALLAGGGAAILLQIAHPAVGLAVAEHSDFARRPLDRLNGTLTYLYVTVYGTPAEAAEVARRVGAAHRPVRADSYDARDPQLQLWVAATLYDTAMRVRELVFGPMREVDAETLLSDYAVIATALGVPRSLWPADRAAFAAYWNESVASLSVTNASRGVAHRLLYPTAGPWWLRPAMPLVRVLTGGLLSEELREAYALAHHPKLFDRIMWVTRAVYPRLPRWIRFAAQRRYLTAFRHSRR
- a CDS encoding LacI family DNA-binding transcriptional regulator, with product MSIHARRPTMNDVAAHAGVSLKTVSRVVNKIATVDLELVSKVQSSIAELGYRHNSLAANLRAGDVSKTIGVITADLSNSFYTTLSSAIVREASAHGYQVVMASSEEDPARERALALDLCQRRVRGLLIVPTNASHDYLREEVELGTPVVFLDRPGVDISADEILVDNRGGAELAIAHLVKRGHRRIGFLFDSLSIYTMEERLAGARAALDRANIRFDDALLATNIHAPEDAATAMAALLDLAEPPTAVLCGNNRSTVGAVEEIWRRGADIDVAGFDDFEMSRLLPRPVATVSNDTIALGTAAAQQLIARIEGDASAPHRTLLPSSLVSRGGWSTAQ
- a CDS encoding glycoside hydrolase family 38 C-terminal domain-containing protein, with product MSEHSITEYEREVQGAIQRLEAASLTAESGWLAQHWISRSHDGVEHPVAMNIETYHLRQVGVFESFSVVADRGVELELELDLPETIGGVSIVGETLQLTINSLRPIDIFVDDVRVFGDAVPVVASGPALIDVVPRVKAGHNGRMLLRVLPSPVPLDGDWGRTGVTVQFTTPALRERWHSLDLALARLELAREFAQTDAEQASVLSLARAVPHDFSDATTSDFTHTFTTPEMREQLDWLDAALAKFRIHCVGHSHIDLAWLWTYDDTREVIFRDMRSVVDLFADYPEFRFTHSQARGYAEVEASHPELFAQLTDLIGQGRLEPATVQWVESDINIPSGIAQSKQLTEGVEYSRTKLGVSPTVLLAPDTFGQNGNLPQLARAAGAEVYYHHRANPGFADTGSHWQAYWWEGDDGTRLLAVGTAIYLGPVTASRLARDLITLGVRNNLTEICYFYGVGDHGGGPTRADLDTIRSLGTASSFPAVQCSTVMDYVTALLATEPDLPVFRGESDRVFEGTYVTRVDSKRMNRSSENALVEAETLGALAGIEAREQISEAWRGILHHQFHDILGGSAVAAAYADQYRDAALAADCASDIRSQAFALLTSTAPDDNFVATNSTGTDRRDIVTVPHTVAGGRTGVESADGVAIPAQLTSDGDLVFVAELGAFESATFRLTNTATEAATGAPRPVHVTPSDVTGMLDIDSPFYRAQVRLDSGIITTLFDKAMNTLVVGRGPNSPESMRQLRPDLGFGALVLTHEQPHPMTSWVMDELDSERTLLGGTTTAIHEHGAVRTVLSTVHRFDASTATVRTIFYADLPWIDYEIEVDWHELGGALQGVPGLAVSFGSRLPSPELWVETPFAATLREPDGYLGSMLRWADLGSATSGIAVANDSKYGVDALGPRLRIPLVRSAYDPDPQGEAEGVELTRLRVAVHNGSWKQAGVVSMATALNTPIVVTANVTLDPHSAPRRPRIVSGSAAIAALQSDATGVLVRLYEPTGEQSDVVIGGLEAGSNVSLCDLHGAPLRSLHTDVHGQLALSLRGFEIVTLRVARLQESPQ
- a CDS encoding DUF4432 family protein codes for the protein MKHHDTRIRASELLSAGHVTRLDALAEIRDATDRDGVRVIDVRLAGGLSFEVLPQRGLDIGSLWHQGSPVSWRSALPSTQCDVPALGAGFLSRFKGGMLVTCGLDNVGPERDDYPLHGTHTHTAASDVRYTRELVGEHIVVTVTGLIASMELFGRRLIVERRIVASTGIPRLEVIDHIRNEGQQASPVALLYHVNFGAPFLDEGTRVEVDAAEIRPRYDGMAIESAARFPEPTNNLDEAVFEHVAPVGRVTVLPQHGGVATLDWKVATLPKLFQWVWPAAGGWALGIEPSNSPLFGDDRNLPHAGAPVLESGESLETGFSLDFSAHSDDLNHEFRGTHPQ
- a CDS encoding class I mannose-6-phosphate isomerase: MLSLECSKRIPPSHPINFMKAPDMLIPIMLPANQPPARFYQGGEKIAAFRSHAFATVGVAATAAAEEGPNDVAATRLHVPEDWVASVTCLAGDPRLGLTELPDGRTLAEAIESDPHGWLGPDHVSTFGTDTKLLVKLLDAGQRLPVHIHPSAEFAHEHLDRSHGKAEAWYILQGGIIHFGLKEELSRSTLERLVATQAVEELLPLLHEIEVAAGDTVFVPAGTLHAIGKGVFLVELQEPEDLSILLEWRDFDLDGERDGHLGLGFDIALDAVDLRASSLAEISSFITRNYVGNSLFVHSADEFFQLGRTVVDGAAELAPGFAVVVVIDGDALLHGADGHITALPTGSTSVVPFAAGPLRFSGKADILIARPPATGPHPATRLIS